GATGCTCGGCTACATGGCCTACTCGGGCATGCCGTCCCACTACCCGCACTGGTCCTACGGCAAGGCTTACGAGAAGCTGAAGACGCTCTACGACTACGGCGTGTCGGGCCTCCCCTACGAGATGGTCATCAACTCCAACCCGGCGCTCGCGTACCTGATGCGCGACAACTCCCTCTGCCTCCAGATCCTGACGATCGCGCACGTCTACGGGCACAACGACTTCTTCAAGAACAACTTCACGTTCAAGACGACCCGGCCCGAGTTCACCATCGGGGGCTTCAAGGCGCGTGCCGCCCGCGTGCGACGCTACGTCGACACGCCGAGCATCGGGCTGGAGAAGGTCGAGCCGCTTCTCGATGCGGCGCACTCCCTCGCGCTCCAGTGCCGCCGCAACCTCGCCGTCAAGAAGCTCTCGGAGGAGGAGGAGCGCGACCGTCTGGTCGCCGCCGCCACCCCGCGCGCCGATCCCTTCCAGCGCATCCATCGCCGGCAGGAGTTCGTCGAGCCGGACCTTCGCAAGGTACCGCCGACGCCCGACGAGGACATCCTCCTCTTCATCCGCGACCACAACCCATTCCTGCACGAGTGGGAGAAGGATCTCCTCACCATCGTCCACGAAGAGACGCAGTACTTCATCCCGCAGATCGAGACCAAGATCATGAACGAGGGTTGGGCCTCGTTCTTCCACAAGCGAATCCTCGATTCGCTCGAGCTGCCGCAGGAGCTCCACCTCGAGTTCCTCGTCCGCCACAACCAGGTGGTGCGGCCGATCCCGGGCGGGCTGAACCCCTACCACCTCGGGCTTCGCATGTGGGACGACCTCGAACGGCGCGGCGACCACCCGACGAAGGAGGAGCGCGAGACGCTCCCGCCGGGCAAGACCGGCCGCAGCTTGCTGTTCGAGACCCGCGAGGTCGACCGCGACGTCTCCTTCATCCGCCGCTGGCTCGACGAACGGCTCATGCGCGAGCTCGACCTCTTCCGCTACGAGCCGAAGGGCGACGACCTCGTCATCACCGACGTCTCCGACGACACCGGCTGGCAGCAGGTGAAGGAGACGCTCCTCAAGAACATCGGCATGGGGGGGATTCCCGTCATCCGGGTCGAGGACGCCGACTACAACCACAACCGCACCCTCTTCCTCGTTCACGCTCATGACGGGCGCGATCTCCAGCTCGAGTACGCCGAGAAGAGCCTCGGCTACCTCCACCGGCTGTGGGGCCGCGACGTGACCCTCGAGACCGTGGTGAATGGCAAGCGGACGTTCCTGACCTTCGGCGAACGCGGGTTCTCGGCCAAGGCGGCGAA
This DNA window, taken from Deltaproteobacteria bacterium, encodes the following:
- a CDS encoding SpoVR family protein; amino-acid sequence: MADYALKDLEYWDARIREKVAELGLDCFPQEFEICDHGQMLGYMAYSGMPSHYPHWSYGKAYEKLKTLYDYGVSGLPYEMVINSNPALAYLMRDNSLCLQILTIAHVYGHNDFFKNNFTFKTTRPEFTIGGFKARAARVRRYVDTPSIGLEKVEPLLDAAHSLALQCRRNLAVKKLSEEEERDRLVAAATPRADPFQRIHRRQEFVEPDLRKVPPTPDEDILLFIRDHNPFLHEWEKDLLTIVHEETQYFIPQIETKIMNEGWASFFHKRILDSLELPQELHLEFLVRHNQVVRPIPGGLNPYHLGLRMWDDLERRGDHPTKEERETLPPGKTGRSLLFETREVDRDVSFIRRWLDERLMRELDLFRYEPKGDDLVITDVSDDTGWQQVKETLLKNIGMGGIPVIRVEDADYNHNRTLFLVHAHDGRDLQLEYAEKSLGYLHRLWGRDVTLETVVNGKRTFLTFGERGFSAKAAK